In Leisingera sp. NJS204, the DNA window AGACCCCGGGATCGGCTCCCGAACGCTGTCTTGGATCAGCCACAGATGCGTTTTCTGCCGAGGTGTGGCCGCATTGCTGGGCCTGCAACCGCCAGCCGTCGCTTGTCATTCAGCAAATTGCTGCCCTTTGCAGCGCACAGCTGACACCAATTGAAGGCAGCAATTCCGTCCAAAACCGGCGGTGACCGCAGTATAGAATTTCCGTTTCCACACACAATGCAGCTTTTAATTGCTGTCTGCGGGCTTCGTCTCCGAACAGGCCGGGTGCAACTTTGCTGCTTGGCCGCTCACGTAATGCTCACGCAATGTGACCCCGCAAAGGCTTGCCTCGCCTCTCCCGGACCTTAAGGTGGATCCCGTACGCAGCATACTGAGGCCAACGCATGAAAGATCTAGCCCCCGTTCCGGACCTGAAACCGGAAACAGCGCAGCCGGACCTGCCCGCCAAACCGCCGGCACTGCATGAACGGGCACTGCATGTGCTGGCCCGGCTGCTGCCGCTGGCGTACTTCCGCCGCCCTCCAAAGATCATCATCATCGACGCCACCAACAGCTGCAACCTGCGTTGCCCGGTGTGCCCGGTCACCTTTGCCATGCAGCGCAAACGCGGCATGATGAAACCGAACGTGTTCCGCAGGATCATCGACGATTTCAAGGACCAGCGGGAAAAGCCCGCGATCTATTTCAGCTTCTCGGGTGAGCCGACCCTGCACAAAGACCTGCCCGATTTCATCGCCTACGCCCATGAAAACGGCCATGACACCTATCTGTCGACCAATGCCACCCGCCTCACTCCGGATATGAGCGAACGGCTGATCCGCTCGGGACTTGCCCGCGTAAATCTGTGCATGGACGGTTTTTCAAAGGAGGCTCAGGAAACTTACCGGGTCAATTCCGACTTCGATAAGGTCAAGGCCAGCATTGAAGAGTTTCTGAACATCAAAAAGGACCTGGGCTTCAAAACCCCGGTCACGGTGCTGCAGACACTGCTGACCAGCTATTCCGAACCGCAGATGGACGAAATGGAGACCTGGGCGCGCAACGCAGGTTTTGACCGGGTGCGGTTCAAGACATTCTCGATCGGCTCCTATACCTCCGCCGACCAGAAACGCGAGTTTGCGCATTTCCTGCCGCGTCAGAAAGAGCTGCGCCGCCACCCGCGCCACACCAGCCATGCGATGTGCACGGTGCCGCTGTTTCAGTCGGTGGTGTTCTGGAACGGCGATCTGGGCCTGTGCTGTATCGACTATGACCAGGTGATCCAGCTGCCCAATGTCGAGCAGGACGGCTTCCTCGCCGCCTACCGTTCGGACGAGGCCGCCCGCGCCCGCAAGCGCGGCTTTCTCAAACAGTTCGGCATCTGCAAAACCTGTTCGTTTTCCAACGCCGAAAACATGGGCATCCGCCGTGATCTGAAAAAATAACCGTGCGGCCAAGGCTGCCCGCTTCTGCTTCTTTCTGGTCAAAAATACCCTGGGGGTGAAGGCCCTCAGGCCTGAGGGGGCAAGGCCCCCTCCCCTGTTACCGCTGCAGCAGGACCGGAAACCAATCCTCGCGCAGTCGCTGGCCGGGCTGCATTTCATGCCCCGGGAAGGGCGGCGATGTGGGGCCGGGACGCTCAACATAGCGTGCATCATCGCCCACCAGCCGCAGCGAAAACGCACGGCGGCGCGCAGTTGAGGTGTTGCCGCGGGATCCGTGCAGCGTCTTGTAGTTAAAGGCGATCGCATCACCCGGTTGCATCGGGTATTCCACCACGGTCATGCCTTCGGCGTCAGGATCAGGAACAGCCATATACTGCCCTTCGTCCGCAAAGAAATCCTCCTCGGAGACCCAGCGGGTCGGCAGCACTTCCTTTTCCCATTTGTGGGAGCCTGCGACGCAGCGCAATGCGGCGTCCTTCACCTCATCCAGCGGCGACCAGAAGCTGATGGTCTGCTGCCCCTCGACGAAATAATATGGCCCGTCCTGATGCCACGGGGTCGGCATTGATGTGCCCGGTTCCTTGACCAGAACATGATCGTGGAACATTTGCACAGACTGGGATTGCATCAGGTCAGCGGCAACTTCGGCCGCTGGCGATTGTTCGATCGCCTGCTGGAACTCGGGGATGCGGGTCCAGTTGCAGTAGTCGTCAAAGAAGCGCCCGGTCTGGCCGGCCTTTTCGTTATTGGACGCATATGGCCCAGGGTTTTCCATATTGGCGGCCACCCCGGCGCGCAGCAGCTCAACCTGTTCGGCAAACAACCCGCGGATAAGGACAACGCCGTCGCGCTGAAACTGTTCGATGTGTTCAGGGGTGATAAGGGGGTGGACCATGGCGGCCTCCGCTGCTGAATGATGCAATTCTGATGCGTCATTCCTGCCGGTCAACGGACATAGTTTCAAATCATATCTTTCTATTATAGACTTAACCTCATGTTATACCTTACGTTACGCCATTACGAATATATCTGCGCCGTAGTGCAGCATGGCAGCCTGTCCGCAGCGGCCGAGGCGGTGCATGTAAGCCAGCCTGCCCTGTCTGCAGCCCTCAGCCGGATCGAAGACCACCTTGGTTATTCATTGTTCCTGCGCCGCCGCGGAACGGCGCTGACATTGACACCGCAGGGCCGGGACTTCGCGGCACAGGCGCAGGAACTGCTGGATCAAGCCCGGCGGCTGGAAGACCCGAAAGGGTCCGGTGCCGGGCAAAGAGGGCTAATGCTGGCCTGTTTCTCGGACCTTGCGCCGTTCCTGCTGGCACCGGCGCTGAAGGCCCTGCGCCAAGCGCTGCCAGAGGTGGGGGTCCGCCACCGTGCCTGCGGGTTCGACCCATTGAACAATGCGCTGACCGAAGGCGAGGCGGATCTGGCCATCACCTTTGACCTGGGTTTGGATGCCGGGTTCAGCCGGGCGGAACTGGACCGGTTTTCACCCCACGCGCTGGTGCCGCCTGAACATCCGCTGGCAACGCGCAGCGGCCTTACCCTGGCAGAGGTGGTGCTGCATCCGCTGGTACTGTCACAGGAAGGCTTATCTGTGCAGCACATGCTGGGACTGTTCAAGGCGCAGGGGCTGGTGCCGCGGATTGCCCACCGGGCGGGTTCGCTGGAATTGCTGCGCAGCCTGGCCGCCAATGGCGAGGGTGTCGGCATCAGCTACAGCCTGCCGCCTGGCGGGATGAGTTATGATGGCAAGCCATTGTGCGCTGTTCGGATCACGGACCAGGCCGCAGAAGAGCCGGTAATTCTGGCGGCGCATACGCAATTGCCGGATGCTTCGCCGGCCTTTAAGGCGCGTGACATTCTGCGCACAGTGCTAAGTGCCGGCAGGTCAGACCTTGCGCAGGCGGATCACCACATCGACTGAGGCGATCTCCATCCCGTCGGGGGCTTCCGGCAGTTTGTGAATCACCAGTTCCTGTGCGGGCGCGTCGCTGACGCGGCCTTCATCCTCCCAGAAGAAATGCGGATGATCATGGGTGTTGGTGTCAAAATAGCTTTTGGAGCCGTCCAGCGGGATCTCTTGCAACACGCCGGCGTCGCAAAAGGCGCGCAGAGTATTATAGACGGTGGCCAGCGATACGGCGGCGCCTTTCTTCTTGGCCGACTCGAACAGGCTTTCGGCGGTGATATGGCGGTGTTTGCCGTCGCCGACCAGCAATTCGGCAAGCGCCACCCGCTGCCGGGTGGGTCTTAGCCCGGCCTCTGTCAGCCAGCGTGTGGCCGTGTCTTCGCTGTTTGGCGTCATGAGCAGATCCTGCATCGCGTTGCTGACCGTATATATAGGTGCAACACCCAGGGTTTTTCAAATGAAATTCATTCGCAGCTAGGCAGGTGTTTCTTGTGTGCGTGTGGCACATTCAGCGCAGGAAGTGACGCGGGGTCCCCTTGCAGGACCCTTTGGCCGGGTGTTACAGGAAACCAGATATACTTATAGACCAGACCCCAGGCAGGAGATGCGCCCGAATGGCCGATTACCCGAGCAGCTTTGACAAGGACGAATTGCTGAAATGCGCGCGGGGCGAGCTGTTTGGGCCGGGCAACGCCCAGCTGCCGGCACCGCCGATGCTGATGATGGATCGCATTACAGACATCAGTGCGGATGGCGGCGAGTTCGGCAAAGGCCATGTTGTTGCGGAATTCGACATCACCCCGGACCTGTGGTTCTTCGACTGCCATTTTCCTGGCAACCCGATCATGCCCGGCTGCCTGGGCCTGGACGGGCTGTGGCAGCTGACCGGCTTTAATCTGGGCTGGCGCGGCATGACCGGCAAGGGCATGGCCATGGGCGTTGGCGAGGTCAAGCTGAAAGGCATGGTCAAACCCGACCGCAAAATGCTCACCTATTTCGTGGATTTCACCCGTGTCATCGACCGCAAGCTCAAGCTTGGCGTTGCCAATGGCCGTGTGCTGGCGGATGGTGAAGAAATCTATCAAGTCAAGGACATGAAGGTCGGGCTGGCAGACGAAAGCTGACCTCTATCCGTTTGATCGAATCCAAGGAGTACGCCTATGCGTCGCGTCGTCGTCACCGGTTTGGGGATTGTCTCCTCCATCGGGAACAATGCTGAAGAGGTCACCGCCGCGCTGAAAGCCGGTAAGTCCGGCATCGAAGCCAGCCCCGAGATGGCTGAGCACGGCTTTCGCAGCCAGGTGGCCGGCACGCTGAAAATCGACACTGCCCAGCATGTGGACAAGCGCACCCTGCGGTTCATGGGGCCAGGTGCGGCATACGCCCATATCGCGATGAGCCAGGCAATTGCCGATGCAGGTCTCTCGGAAGATCAGGTGGTTAACGAGCGTACAGGTCTGGTGGCAGGCTCCGGCGGCCCGTCGACCTCGGCCATGCTGGCAGCGCATCAGGTGGTCGCCAAAACAGGCGCCACCAAACGCATCGGCCCCTTTGCCGTGCCAAAATGCATGTCCTCGACCATTTCCGCCAACCTGGCAACGGCGTTCAAGATCAAGGGCGTCAACTATTCGATCACCTCGGCCTGCTCGACCTCGCTGCATTGCATCGGCAATGCGTCCGAGCAGATCATGATGGGCAAACAGGACGTGATGTTTGCCGGCGGCGGCGAGGAGTTGGACTGGACCCTTAGCTGCTTGTTCGACGCTATGGGCGCAATGTCTTCGAAGAAGAACGACGACCCCACCGCGGCCAGCCGGGCTTTTGACCAGGACCGCGACGGGTTCGTGATCTCCGGCGGCGGCGGCATTGTGGTGCTGGAAGACCTCGACCACGCGCTGGCCCGCGGTGCAAAAATTTACGCCGAAGTGACCGGCTTTGCCGCCACTTCTGACGGCCACGACATGGTGGCCCCCTCCGGTGAAGGCGGCGAGCGGGCGATGCGGCTAGCGCTGTCGACCCTGCCTGAAGGCCGTAAGGTGGACTATATCAATGCGCATGGCACCTCGACCCCGGTCGGCGACGTCGGCGAAGTCGAGGCCGCGCGCCGAGTGTTCGGCGAAGGCCAGGTACCGCCGATTTCCTCGACCAAGTCGATGACCGGCCACGCCCAGGGCGCTGCCGGCGCGCTAGAGGCGATCTTCTGCCTGTTGATGCTGGACAATGATTTCATCACGCCGTCGATCAATGTTGATACCCTCGCCGAAGGCATTCAGCCGGGCGAGATTGCCACCGCACTGGTGGAAAACGCAGGCCTCGATTCGGTGATGACCAACAGCTTCGGCTTTGGCGGCACCAATGGCTCGATGGTTCTGAGCAAATACAAGGAATAAGTGACGATGGCGGGACTGCTGACCGGCAAACGCGGCCTGATTATGGGCGTTGCCAATGACCGCTCCATCGCCTGGGGCATTGCCAAGGCCATGGCCGAAGCCGGTGCCGAGCTGGCCTTTACCTATCAGGGCGAAGCCTTTGGCAAGCGGCTGGAGCCGCTGGCACAGAGCGTCGGCTCGGACTTTATGGTCGACGTGGATGTGACCGACGACGCCTCGCTTGATACGGCGTTCGAACAGCTTGGCAGCCGCTGGCCGTCGATCGATTTCGTGGTCCATGCGATTGCCTATTCGGACAAATCCGAACTGACCGGGCGGTTCTTGGACACCAGCCGGGCAAACTTTAAGAACTCGCTGGATATCTCGGCCTATTCCTTCATCGAAGTGGCGCGCCGGGCACATCCGCTGATGAAGGAAAACGGCGGCACCCTGCTGACGCTGACCTATCAGGGATCAAACCAGGTGGTGCCGAACTACAATGTGATGGGCGTGGCCAAGGCAGCGCTGGAATCGGCGACCCGCTACCTGGCCAATGACCTGGGCCCCGAGGGCATCCGGGTGAATGCAATTTCGCCCGGTCCGATGAAGACACTCGCCGGTGCTGCCATCGGCGGCGCGCGCAAGACCTTCAAGCACACAGCCCAGAATGCGCCAATGCGTGACAACGCCACGCTGGAGGCGGTAGGCGGAACCGCAGTATACCTTGCGTCTGATGCAGGCTCTTGCACGACCGGTGAAGTCATCCGGGTCGATGGCGGCTTCCACGTGCTGGGAATGCCGCAGCAGGATTATCTGTAAGCAGCCAGAAGCCGCTGACATCTGGAAAGGCGCCCCTGGAGGCGCCTTTTTTCTTATTCACCCGTGGTTTCAGGACGCCGGGGCTTTGCAATGCGTCCGCCTGCCTTTGACCCGGCGCACTCCCGCCCGTCGCCGGGCTTTTGGCAAAGCCGGAAGACCTGCGGGCGCGGGAGTGCCGCCTGCCCGCAGGCCGGACATCAGGATACCGAGACCAGCGC includes these proteins:
- a CDS encoding radical SAM/SPASM domain-containing protein; the protein is MKDLAPVPDLKPETAQPDLPAKPPALHERALHVLARLLPLAYFRRPPKIIIIDATNSCNLRCPVCPVTFAMQRKRGMMKPNVFRRIIDDFKDQREKPAIYFSFSGEPTLHKDLPDFIAYAHENGHDTYLSTNATRLTPDMSERLIRSGLARVNLCMDGFSKEAQETYRVNSDFDKVKASIEEFLNIKKDLGFKTPVTVLQTLLTSYSEPQMDEMETWARNAGFDRVRFKTFSIGSYTSADQKREFAHFLPRQKELRRHPRHTSHAMCTVPLFQSVVFWNGDLGLCCIDYDQVIQLPNVEQDGFLAAYRSDEAARARKRGFLKQFGICKTCSFSNAENMGIRRDLKK
- a CDS encoding phytanoyl-CoA dioxygenase family protein, coding for MVHPLITPEHIEQFQRDGVVLIRGLFAEQVELLRAGVAANMENPGPYASNNEKAGQTGRFFDDYCNWTRIPEFQQAIEQSPAAEVAADLMQSQSVQMFHDHVLVKEPGTSMPTPWHQDGPYYFVEGQQTISFWSPLDEVKDAALRCVAGSHKWEKEVLPTRWVSEEDFFADEGQYMAVPDPDAEGMTVVEYPMQPGDAIAFNYKTLHGSRGNTSTARRRAFSLRLVGDDARYVERPGPTSPPFPGHEMQPGQRLREDWFPVLLQR
- a CDS encoding LysR family transcriptional regulator, which produces MLYLTLRHYEYICAVVQHGSLSAAAEAVHVSQPALSAALSRIEDHLGYSLFLRRRGTALTLTPQGRDFAAQAQELLDQARRLEDPKGSGAGQRGLMLACFSDLAPFLLAPALKALRQALPEVGVRHRACGFDPLNNALTEGEADLAITFDLGLDAGFSRAELDRFSPHALVPPEHPLATRSGLTLAEVVLHPLVLSQEGLSVQHMLGLFKAQGLVPRIAHRAGSLELLRSLAANGEGVGISYSLPPGGMSYDGKPLCAVRITDQAAEEPVILAAHTQLPDASPAFKARDILRTVLSAGRSDLAQADHHID
- the irrA gene encoding iron response transcriptional regulator IrrA; amino-acid sequence: MTPNSEDTATRWLTEAGLRPTRQRVALAELLVGDGKHRHITAESLFESAKKKGAAVSLATVYNTLRAFCDAGVLQEIPLDGSKSYFDTNTHDHPHFFWEDEGRVSDAPAQELVIHKLPEAPDGMEIASVDVVIRLRKV
- the fabA gene encoding bifunctional 3-hydroxydecanoyl-ACP dehydratase/trans-2-decenoyl-ACP isomerase, with amino-acid sequence MADYPSSFDKDELLKCARGELFGPGNAQLPAPPMLMMDRITDISADGGEFGKGHVVAEFDITPDLWFFDCHFPGNPIMPGCLGLDGLWQLTGFNLGWRGMTGKGMAMGVGEVKLKGMVKPDRKMLTYFVDFTRVIDRKLKLGVANGRVLADGEEIYQVKDMKVGLADES
- the fabB gene encoding beta-ketoacyl-ACP synthase I; the protein is MRRVVVTGLGIVSSIGNNAEEVTAALKAGKSGIEASPEMAEHGFRSQVAGTLKIDTAQHVDKRTLRFMGPGAAYAHIAMSQAIADAGLSEDQVVNERTGLVAGSGGPSTSAMLAAHQVVAKTGATKRIGPFAVPKCMSSTISANLATAFKIKGVNYSITSACSTSLHCIGNASEQIMMGKQDVMFAGGGEELDWTLSCLFDAMGAMSSKKNDDPTAASRAFDQDRDGFVISGGGGIVVLEDLDHALARGAKIYAEVTGFAATSDGHDMVAPSGEGGERAMRLALSTLPEGRKVDYINAHGTSTPVGDVGEVEAARRVFGEGQVPPISSTKSMTGHAQGAAGALEAIFCLLMLDNDFITPSINVDTLAEGIQPGEIATALVENAGLDSVMTNSFGFGGTNGSMVLSKYKE
- a CDS encoding enoyl-ACP reductase FabI; its protein translation is MAGLLTGKRGLIMGVANDRSIAWGIAKAMAEAGAELAFTYQGEAFGKRLEPLAQSVGSDFMVDVDVTDDASLDTAFEQLGSRWPSIDFVVHAIAYSDKSELTGRFLDTSRANFKNSLDISAYSFIEVARRAHPLMKENGGTLLTLTYQGSNQVVPNYNVMGVAKAALESATRYLANDLGPEGIRVNAISPGPMKTLAGAAIGGARKTFKHTAQNAPMRDNATLEAVGGTAVYLASDAGSCTTGEVIRVDGGFHVLGMPQQDYL